In Streptococcus dysgalactiae subsp. dysgalactiae, the following are encoded in one genomic region:
- a CDS encoding IS982 family transposase, producing the protein MSHLHYTAKSHHLQWNIKQLSQICSQFYRTYCPDSLKHRRNIGLAKVSDESLLVLLLLQAELGITSQRRFYRICHLFFGHNLLERSRFNRRTKQLIWLVQLIRQALSGAISPDTIVIMDSFPLPLCQPIRNHSAKIFNDYADIGYNAAKNFWFYGFKVHMLVTLSGFILNYVVTPASVHDIKVVDELLEDCRQSVVLADLGYLSQELKETLQQEGYHLWTPLRQNMVGAKQHNHWQLLVMRRTIETRFSELYSLFNIEHTLTRSIRGLQLRIEQIILTHNLRYFEIN; encoded by the coding sequence ATGAGCCACTTACATTATACCGCTAAATCCCATCATTTACAATGGAATATCAAACAATTATCCCAAATCTGTTCCCAATTTTATCGTACCTACTGCCCCGATTCGTTGAAGCATCGTCGCAACATCGGTTTAGCCAAAGTTTCAGATGAGTCACTTCTTGTTTTATTGCTACTTCAAGCTGAGTTAGGGATAACATCTCAACGCCGTTTTTACAGGATTTGTCACCTTTTCTTTGGTCATAACTTACTAGAAAGAAGCCGCTTTAATAGACGAACAAAACAATTGATTTGGTTGGTTCAACTCATTCGACAAGCCTTGAGTGGGGCAATCTCGCCAGATACTATTGTGATTATGGACAGTTTTCCATTGCCACTTTGCCAGCCTATTCGCAATCATAGCGCCAAGATTTTCAATGATTACGCTGATATTGGGTATAATGCCGCTAAAAACTTTTGGTTCTATGGTTTTAAAGTCCATATGTTGGTCACTTTGTCGGGGTTTATTCTCAACTATGTTGTGACACCAGCCTCTGTTCACGACATTAAAGTCGTTGATGAACTCCTAGAAGACTGTAGGCAATCTGTTGTTCTTGCCGATTTAGGCTACCTCAGTCAAGAACTAAAAGAGACCTTACAACAGGAAGGCTATCACTTATGGACACCATTACGTCAAAATATGGTTGGTGCAAAACAGCATAATCACTGGCAGTTACTTGTCATGAGAAGAACGATCGAAACTCGCTTTTCTGAACTTTATTCGCTATTTAATATTGAGCATACCTTGACTAGAAGTATTAGGGGACTACAATTGAGAATCGAACAAATCATACTGACTCATAATTTGAGATATTTTGAAATTAACTAG